Proteins from a genomic interval of Xanthomonas sp. AM6:
- a CDS encoding glutathione S-transferase family protein: MPLQLYAHPFSSYCQKVLVALYENGTPFQYRLLSPDDPQPMAELAARWPFGRFPLLVDGDRTVAESTIIIEHLAVHHPGPARLLPSDPRAALEVRFMDRFFDNYVSTPQQKIVFDRLRAEGERDPRGVADARAMLDTAYAWLETAMAGRRWAAGDAFSLADCAAAPFLFYADWTHPIDAAFANVLAYRQRLLARPSFARAVDEARPYRAFFPLGAPDRD, translated from the coding sequence ATGCCCTTGCAGCTCTACGCCCATCCGTTCTCGTCCTACTGCCAGAAGGTCCTGGTCGCGCTGTACGAGAACGGCACGCCGTTCCAGTACCGGCTGCTGTCCCCCGACGACCCGCAGCCGATGGCCGAACTGGCCGCGCGCTGGCCCTTCGGCCGCTTCCCGCTGCTGGTGGACGGCGACCGCACGGTCGCCGAGTCGACGATCATCATCGAGCATCTGGCCGTGCACCATCCGGGGCCCGCGCGCCTGCTGCCGTCCGATCCGCGCGCGGCGCTGGAGGTCCGTTTCATGGACCGCTTCTTCGACAACTACGTCTCCACGCCGCAGCAGAAGATCGTCTTCGACCGCCTGCGGGCCGAAGGCGAGCGCGACCCGCGCGGGGTGGCCGACGCCCGCGCCATGCTCGACACCGCCTATGCCTGGCTGGAGACGGCGATGGCCGGCCGCCGCTGGGCGGCGGGCGACGCTTTCAGCCTGGCCGATTGCGCCGCGGCGCCGTTCCTGTTCTATGCGGACTGGACGCATCCCATCGACGCGGCGTTCGCGAACGTCCTCGCCTACCGCCAGCGGCTGCTGGCGCGGCCGTCGTTCGCCCGCGCGGTGGACGAGGCGCGGCCGTATCGGGCGTTCTTTCCGCTCGGCGCGCCCGACCGCGATTGA